A window of the Fibrobacter sp. UWH4 genome harbors these coding sequences:
- a CDS encoding cytochrome c biogenesis protein, with translation MRRKTSESLRKIASLRVTAAVLVAFLVLTFWGVLAQANAEASGLSASVAIDRFFDSYFIWMLGVIPLPAFKGLALLAAVNLVASLMCRMPRGFKNAGLWMMHLALLVLLVGGVVGSEIKREYNGFETFSLESVERANWGASGAKVLFYAANDSLGAEPVNLDESVLLEGWPYYVHFRGDFRMSEDKVISMYKVYYDPLHFVPYAFMALFLLGAVFHYTVKVRGGKASARVLKLLPFFAVLVATLPMKAQASVRPIPVGEGLSATAPVLVDSAVRPFDSFARGFLDDLSGKTTYKCREADACEGKLSAREVALLLVNAPEKAKHLALFKVLRGDVSEALQLPLEKRYVSYAELNAVRDMLQLYASRNDEHPATLEMKRLYSNVRLYESVSDRSAFSIVTRNTPAALSVNPHRLKAEVAYHWLKLTLWSFVFALLACILASVNTLYKSRKLDVAANMTCMMTSAVLLALFAMRAYVAARPPMSSLYEIVLMVSLILMAFETGAFLFCKNRTYTLMVPVTLMASVLLFFAKFVLEPGDTFQPIPAVLNSSVFLTVHVFTIALGFAGMILSGVVAHLVLARGTAALPSAEQPKGSPLYSLLYGTLVFGAVFTIVGTLLGGVWADFAWGRFWGFDPKECGALFVILWAMLSLHLRAGRIVSARVFVLLNCFNVIVTFLCWFGINLLGVGLHSYGFQSGSVMWLAVFVGVDLFTIFILCRFLPRAT, from the coding sequence GTGAGACGAAAGACGAGTGAATCTTTAAGAAAGATTGCGTCGCTGAGGGTAACGGCCGCGGTCCTTGTGGCGTTTCTGGTACTCACGTTCTGGGGGGTGCTGGCGCAGGCGAATGCGGAGGCGTCTGGGCTTTCGGCGTCGGTAGCGATAGATCGCTTTTTCGATAGCTATTTCATCTGGATGTTGGGAGTGATTCCGCTGCCTGCCTTCAAGGGACTTGCCTTGTTGGCGGCTGTGAATCTGGTTGCTTCGCTTATGTGTCGCATGCCCCGCGGATTCAAAAATGCGGGACTTTGGATGATGCATCTCGCTTTGTTGGTATTGCTAGTCGGCGGTGTTGTCGGTAGTGAAATCAAGCGGGAATATAATGGGTTTGAAACTTTTTCGTTGGAATCGGTTGAACGCGCCAATTGGGGGGCGTCCGGGGCGAAAGTCCTGTTCTATGCGGCGAACGACAGCTTGGGCGCAGAGCCCGTAAATCTGGATGAATCCGTTCTGCTAGAAGGGTGGCCCTACTATGTGCATTTCCGGGGGGACTTCCGAATGTCGGAGGATAAGGTCATCTCGATGTACAAGGTTTATTACGACCCGTTGCATTTTGTACCGTATGCATTTATGGCTCTATTTTTGCTTGGGGCTGTTTTTCATTATACCGTTAAGGTGCGAGGCGGAAAGGCTTCTGCACGGGTGCTGAAACTTTTGCCGTTCTTTGCCGTACTGGTGGCAACGCTTCCGATGAAAGCGCAGGCATCGGTGCGTCCGATTCCGGTGGGGGAGGGGCTTTCGGCGACGGCGCCGGTCCTGGTGGATTCCGCGGTACGGCCCTTTGATTCCTTTGCACGCGGATTTCTGGATGATTTAAGTGGAAAGACGACTTATAAGTGTCGCGAGGCGGATGCGTGCGAAGGGAAACTTTCGGCGAGGGAAGTGGCGCTGTTGCTTGTAAATGCTCCGGAAAAAGCCAAACATCTGGCGCTGTTCAAGGTGCTTCGCGGCGATGTGTCCGAGGCGCTGCAATTGCCTTTAGAAAAACGCTACGTGAGTTATGCCGAATTGAATGCGGTGCGAGATATGTTGCAACTTTATGCGAGCCGTAACGACGAACATCCGGCGACACTTGAAATGAAACGGCTGTATTCTAATGTGCGCTTGTATGAGTCGGTGTCGGACCGTTCCGCGTTTTCGATTGTGACCAGGAATACGCCCGCCGCTTTGTCGGTGAATCCGCACCGTCTGAAAGCCGAAGTGGCGTATCATTGGCTAAAACTGACTCTGTGGAGCTTTGTATTTGCCTTGCTTGCGTGCATTTTGGCGTCGGTCAATACGCTTTACAAGTCTCGAAAATTAGATGTGGCTGCTAATATGACTTGTATGATGACATCCGCTGTCTTGCTAGCCCTGTTTGCCATGCGCGCTTATGTAGCCGCACGTCCTCCGATGTCTAGTTTGTACGAAATCGTGCTGATGGTGTCGTTAATTCTGATGGCGTTTGAAACGGGAGCGTTTTTGTTCTGCAAGAATCGCACGTATACACTGATGGTGCCTGTAACTCTGATGGCGTCGGTGCTCCTGTTTTTTGCGAAGTTCGTATTGGAACCGGGCGATACCTTTCAGCCGATTCCCGCGGTACTCAATTCCTCCGTTTTTTTGACGGTTCATGTTTTTACGATTGCACTTGGATTTGCGGGGATGATTTTGTCGGGTGTGGTGGCGCACTTGGTGCTTGCTCGTGGCACAGCGGCGTTACCCTCTGCGGAACAGCCCAAAGGTTCGCCGCTGTATTCATTGCTTTACGGAACACTCGTTTTCGGGGCAGTGTTTACTATTGTCGGTACGCTTCTGGGCGGGGTGTGGGCCGATTTTGCATGGGGTCGTTTTTGGGGCTTTGATCCGAAGGAATGTGGCGCCCTGTTCGTGATTCTGTGGGCAATGCTTTCGCTTCACTTGCGTGCTGGCCGCATCGTGTCTGCGCGCGTTTTTGTGTTGTTGAACTGTTTCAATGTCATCGTCACTTTCCTTTGCTGGTTCGGAATCAACCTGCTTGGAGTAGGGCTTCATAGTTACGGTTTCCAGAGTGGCTCCGTGATGTGGCTCGCTGTTTTTGTGGGCGTAGATTTATTTACTATTTTTATTCTATGCCGTTTTTTACCAAGAGCAACTTAG
- a CDS encoding metallophosphoesterase, with the protein MTKSLDFIGDIHGHCDELRVLLKKLGYVESAGAFRYPGGARSVVFLGDYVDRGPKVRETLNLVRAMRDAGAAVALMGNHEFNMLSFWQRNGAGGGHFLSRFKDGFLREHSFNKVAIHSRTVADFVGRKQEFLDAMDFIKTLPLYLETESFRAQHACFDADAIAMLRREGIGSFADGNFDELIARANDEDYEFEDSLFNPMSTVLKGPEMYLPKGEYFTDAEGVRRVKTRIAWWLDPKKASFRELSFQPGVSMDVKEEVPSEVQARNFYGEGERPVFFGHYWLTGIPKLIRDNVCCLDFSVAGYRGDGRLAAYRFDGEQRLDESKFVWVEAI; encoded by the coding sequence ATGACGAAGTCACTTGATTTTATTGGAGATATTCACGGACATTGCGATGAACTTCGTGTCCTGCTAAAAAAGCTCGGTTACGTTGAATCGGCTGGAGCCTTTCGTTATCCGGGCGGCGCGCGTTCGGTGGTGTTCCTGGGCGACTATGTGGACCGTGGCCCCAAGGTGCGTGAAACACTGAACCTGGTGCGTGCAATGCGCGATGCGGGTGCGGCAGTGGCCCTGATGGGAAACCACGAGTTCAATATGCTCTCGTTCTGGCAAAGGAACGGAGCGGGCGGCGGCCATTTTCTAAGCCGATTTAAGGACGGCTTCTTGCGTGAACACAGCTTCAACAAGGTCGCAATTCATTCGCGGACTGTTGCGGATTTTGTCGGGCGAAAGCAGGAATTTCTGGACGCGATGGATTTCATAAAGACTCTGCCGTTGTATCTTGAAACGGAATCGTTCAGGGCGCAACATGCCTGTTTCGATGCTGATGCAATCGCGATGTTGCGTCGCGAAGGTATAGGCAGCTTTGCCGATGGAAATTTTGACGAACTGATTGCCCGGGCAAACGACGAGGATTATGAATTCGAAGATAGTCTGTTCAATCCGATGAGTACCGTTTTGAAAGGTCCCGAGATGTATTTGCCCAAAGGTGAATACTTTACCGATGCCGAAGGCGTAAGACGAGTCAAGACGCGAATTGCCTGGTGGCTAGATCCTAAAAAGGCGAGCTTCCGCGAACTTAGTTTCCAGCCGGGTGTATCGATGGACGTGAAGGAAGAGGTTCCGTCAGAGGTGCAGGCTCGGAATTTTTACGGAGAAGGGGAGCGCCCGGTCTTTTTTGGACATTATTGGTTGACTGGAATCCCGAAGCTGATTCGGGACAACGTTTGCTGCCTTGATTTCAGCGTGGCGGGTTACCGTGGCGATGGCCGGTTGGCGGCTTACCGCTTTGACGGGGAGCAGCGACTGGACGAAAGTAAGTTTGTATGGGTGGAGGCTATTTAG
- a CDS encoding DUF4010 domain-containing protein codes for MLDFNVFYRLAAAIGIGLIIGLQREHTYFDQSDRHPAGVRTFTLVGLAGAMAALLSDQMGGVAPFVAGLVVMALLLFASHISFALGRRTADGLPTGKNGITTSVAVIIVYLLGGICWYGRLLESCVIVVVMLWVLSAKEQLHAFAQKLSKEDIIAIVKFAVITALVLPFLPNQSYGPPGLEVLNPRSIWLFVVFISGIGFVGYGLIKLVGPGKGIWLTGLLGGLASSTALTLNLAGRSRENEDYASDFTLGIVLSWAVMYARLYLICIFLSSALAKPLLLPLLLPVVPALGYALYLKAREFRDHRQKSADFTNPFKLLPAIKFGVIFTCVMFVANAARVYLGSGALLACSFLGGAAEMDAVAFSVIDMNLKSGLAVRELVLALLFASLANTITKGVLVCVLGAKSMRRPIIPAVVLICAVTGGLIAYYMTCV; via the coding sequence ATGCTTGATTTTAATGTTTTTTATCGTTTGGCGGCAGCCATAGGCATTGGCCTGATTATAGGCTTGCAGCGCGAACATACTTATTTTGACCAGTCGGATAGGCATCCGGCCGGGGTTCGCACGTTTACCTTGGTCGGACTCGCAGGGGCCATGGCGGCGCTACTTTCGGACCAGATGGGTGGTGTCGCTCCCTTTGTGGCTGGATTAGTAGTGATGGCGCTATTGTTGTTCGCTTCGCACATTTCGTTTGCCCTTGGCAGGCGCACCGCTGACGGACTTCCTACAGGGAAAAATGGTATTACGACAAGCGTTGCCGTTATTATCGTGTATCTGTTGGGCGGAATTTGCTGGTATGGCCGCTTGCTTGAATCTTGCGTGATTGTCGTCGTGATGCTCTGGGTGCTTTCGGCGAAGGAACAGCTGCATGCCTTCGCTCAAAAGCTTTCGAAAGAAGATATCATTGCGATTGTAAAGTTTGCTGTGATAACGGCTCTCGTTTTGCCTTTCCTGCCGAACCAGTCCTATGGCCCTCCCGGTCTTGAAGTCCTGAACCCGCGCTCCATATGGTTGTTCGTGGTGTTCATTTCGGGAATCGGCTTTGTGGGGTATGGCCTGATTAAACTTGTGGGGCCGGGCAAGGGAATCTGGCTCACGGGTTTGCTGGGCGGGCTTGCGAGCAGTACGGCGCTTACACTCAATCTGGCAGGACGCAGCCGCGAAAACGAGGATTACGCTTCGGACTTTACGCTCGGAATTGTCTTGAGTTGGGCGGTAATGTATGCGCGTCTTTATCTGATATGTATCTTCTTGAGTAGCGCTCTTGCCAAACCCCTGCTGTTGCCCCTGTTGCTTCCGGTGGTACCGGCGCTGGGATATGCACTCTACCTTAAGGCGAGGGAATTTCGCGACCATCGGCAAAAGTCGGCGGACTTTACGAATCCTTTCAAGCTGTTGCCTGCCATCAAGTTCGGCGTGATTTTTACCTGCGTCATGTTTGTTGCGAATGCGGCCCGCGTTTACCTGGGCTCGGGTGCCTTGCTGGCATGTAGCTTTCTGGGCGGTGCCGCCGAGATGGACGCGGTGGCGTTCTCCGTAATCGATATGAATTTAAAGTCGGGGCTTGCCGTGCGTGAACTTGTGCTTGCCCTGTTGTTTGCTAGCCTTGCCAATACGATTACCAAGGGCGTCCTGGTTTGCGTGCTAGGAGCTAAGTCGATGCGTCGGCCGATTATTCCGGCAGTGGTGCTGATTTGTGCGGTAACGGGCGGCTTGATTGCATATTATATGACTTGCGTATGA
- a CDS encoding GGDEF domain-containing protein, which yields MGALREVTLMPMTINTKKLFIAGAVAIFVVALFQIFFEIVVKQGAASETYSPQHDWVVSYKSGGFTYNGSSAVQKNNVVLQRGDSIFVQNELPPGHPLVVRFLTYHKLIEIYQDDIMLYSYGKSDFEKGTLVGSGYHYFYPMVCDTNCAVRFVFVESENDMPLYAPKFELLTPWEANSDFNATRFSSLVFGLFLVVFGALSATIGACASIYGASYFRLLMIGLLSFSLGLWTLCYTKLVQIFSMNLAFNTSLEYVSLLFSAIPFSFLLVRMRKGKILRWKWYVLIEINAIGILVFVALSTLHFMDIVHFSRTLWIFHVYVGLAVIALIACGAIYNRRMDMSGKIFAVGCFVFVGFAMLELVRYKINQTEMFGHILSDNSLLPMGTFFFVLLLMVSFIVHLSRLQSHKAERDLLANIAYLDSLTGLFNRAKCKQIFEVLDRGNSDYAIMSIDLNGLKYVNDNYGHGMGDALIKAFAQALKEAFEGIGTAIRLGGDEFITVVRSEHHAEMDQALAKMAKLQKKRGSELPVPLEVAYGIAFRHELADKHSAEKRNGRFESEYVYDLADERMYAMKSEMKSNLVRK from the coding sequence ATGGGAGCGCTAAGAGAGGTGACTCTTATGCCGATGACCATCAATACGAAAAAGCTGTTTATAGCAGGTGCCGTGGCGATTTTTGTCGTGGCGCTGTTCCAGATTTTTTTTGAGATCGTTGTCAAACAGGGGGCCGCCAGCGAAACATATTCTCCGCAACACGACTGGGTTGTTTCTTATAAAAGCGGGGGCTTTACCTATAACGGTTCGTCCGCCGTGCAGAAAAACAATGTTGTTTTGCAACGCGGTGATAGTATTTTTGTTCAGAACGAATTGCCGCCCGGTCATCCTCTTGTGGTTCGCTTTCTTACTTATCATAAGCTGATTGAAATTTACCAAGACGATATAATGCTGTATTCGTACGGGAAAAGCGACTTTGAAAAAGGGACGCTGGTCGGAAGCGGATACCATTATTTTTATCCGATGGTTTGCGATACCAACTGTGCCGTTCGCTTTGTTTTTGTAGAAAGTGAAAACGACATGCCTCTTTATGCGCCGAAATTTGAACTCCTTACTCCCTGGGAGGCGAACAGCGACTTTAACGCGACCCGTTTTTCTTCGCTAGTATTCGGCTTGTTTCTTGTTGTATTCGGGGCCTTGTCGGCCACTATCGGGGCGTGCGCCTCTATTTACGGGGCGTCTTATTTCAGGTTGCTGATGATAGGCCTGCTTTCTTTTTCGCTCGGCCTGTGGACCTTGTGTTATACGAAACTGGTGCAGATTTTTTCGATGAACCTGGCGTTCAACACGTCGCTTGAATATGTCTCGCTCCTGTTTTCCGCGATTCCCTTCAGCTTTTTGCTTGTTCGGATGCGTAAAGGAAAAATCCTGCGCTGGAAGTGGTATGTACTGATAGAAATCAATGCGATTGGCATTCTTGTTTTCGTTGCTTTGTCAACCCTTCACTTTATGGATATTGTCCATTTTTCAAGAACTCTTTGGATTTTCCATGTTTATGTAGGCTTGGCCGTTATCGCGCTTATTGCGTGCGGAGCGATTTACAATAGGCGCATGGATATGTCCGGGAAAATTTTCGCTGTGGGGTGTTTTGTCTTTGTCGGTTTTGCCATGCTGGAACTTGTACGGTACAAGATTAATCAAACGGAAATGTTTGGACATATTCTCAGTGATAATTCGCTTTTACCGATGGGAACGTTCTTCTTCGTATTGTTGCTGATGGTCAGTTTCATTGTTCATTTGTCTCGCCTGCAGTCTCACAAGGCTGAACGCGATTTGTTGGCGAACATCGCGTATCTGGATTCCCTGACAGGACTTTTCAATCGGGCCAAGTGTAAGCAGATTTTCGAGGTGCTCGACAGGGGAAACAGTGACTATGCTATCATGAGCATTGACTTGAACGGTTTGAAATATGTGAACGACAATTACGGGCACGGTATGGGAGATGCCCTAATCAAGGCCTTTGCGCAGGCGCTCAAGGAAGCCTTTGAGGGAATCGGGACCGCCATTCGACTGGGCGGTGACGAATTTATAACGGTTGTCCGTAGCGAACACCATGCCGAAATGGACCAGGCCTTGGCCAAGATGGCGAAACTCCAGAAAAAGCGCGGGTCCGAGTTGCCTGTTCCCCTAGAAGTGGCCTACGGAATTGCTTTCAGACATGAACTGGCGGATAAGCATTCTGCGGAAAAGCGGAACGGACGGTTTGAGTCTGAGTATGTGTATGATCTGGCGGACGAACGTATGTACGCCATGAAATCGGAGATGAAGTCGAACCTGGTGAGAAAATAG
- a CDS encoding dihydrofolate reductase, whose product MLISAIVAISQNNVIGRDGHLPWHLSADLKRFKAITTGHSIVLGRKNYDDIGRPLPNRTNYVLTRNAAFEAPGCIVCSNLSQAIESARAAHETECFIIGGAAVYREAMPLVQKLYVTRVLADVEGDVLFPEWGDGWHKVSEEKFDADEKNDYPTIFEVWER is encoded by the coding sequence ATGTTGATTTCTGCAATAGTCGCAATTTCTCAGAATAACGTCATTGGACGCGACGGACACTTGCCGTGGCACCTGTCCGCCGATCTCAAGCGGTTCAAGGCGATTACGACGGGGCATTCGATTGTGCTTGGCCGTAAGAATTACGATGATATCGGACGCCCGCTTCCGAACCGCACCAATTACGTGCTGACGCGCAATGCGGCGTTCGAGGCTCCGGGCTGCATCGTTTGCAGCAATCTTTCGCAGGCGATTGAATCGGCTCGCGCCGCCCACGAAACAGAATGCTTTATCATTGGTGGCGCGGCGGTCTACCGCGAGGCGATGCCCCTGGTGCAGAAACTTTATGTGACGCGAGTCCTCGCCGATGTCGAAGGTGACGTGCTGTTCCCCGAATGGGGCGACGGCTGGCATAAGGTGAGCGAAGAAAAATTTGACGCCGACGAAAAGAACGACTACCCGACGATTTTCGAGGTATGGGAGCGCTAA
- a CDS encoding thymidylate synthase — MQQYLDLLKDIMENGVDRSDRTGTGTRSVFGRQCRYDLSKGFPCLTTKKLHLRSIIHELLWFLKGDTNIKYLHDNKVTIWDEWADENGDLGPVYGHQWRSWPTPDGGHIDQIKNLVNSLKNNPDSRRHLVCAWNVAEVDKMALPPCHCLFQFYVGGVGASGKRKLSCQLYQRSADTFLGVPFNIASYALLTLMLCQVCDYEPGEFIHTLGDTHIYSNHFDQVKEQLSRTPRKLPTMKLNPEIKDLFEFKFEDFELVDYDPWPTIKAPIAV, encoded by the coding sequence ATGCAACAATACCTAGACCTGCTCAAAGATATTATGGAAAACGGGGTGGATCGCTCCGACCGTACCGGTACGGGAACGCGCTCCGTGTTTGGACGCCAGTGCCGCTACGACCTTTCCAAGGGTTTCCCTTGCCTGACGACGAAAAAGCTTCACCTTCGCTCGATTATCCATGAACTGCTGTGGTTTTTGAAGGGTGATACGAACATCAAGTACCTGCACGACAACAAGGTGACTATTTGGGACGAATGGGCTGACGAAAACGGCGATCTGGGACCTGTTTATGGACATCAGTGGCGTAGCTGGCCGACTCCCGACGGTGGACATATCGACCAGATCAAGAATCTGGTGAATAGCCTCAAGAACAATCCCGATTCGCGTCGTCACTTGGTATGTGCCTGGAACGTTGCCGAAGTCGACAAGATGGCGTTGCCGCCTTGCCATTGCCTGTTCCAATTCTACGTGGGCGGTGTAGGGGCTTCGGGCAAGCGCAAGCTCAGCTGCCAGCTGTACCAGCGCAGCGCCGATACTTTCCTCGGTGTTCCTTTCAATATCGCTTCTTACGCCCTTTTGACTTTGATGCTTTGCCAGGTTTGTGACTACGAACCGGGTGAGTTCATCCATACGTTAGGTGATACGCATATTTATTCTAACCATTTTGACCAGGTGAAGGAACAGCTTTCTCGTACGCCGCGCAAGTTGCCGACCATGAAGTTGAATCCCGAAATCAAGGATCTCTTCGAGTTCAAGTTCGAGGACTTTGAGCTCGTGGATTACGACCCGTGGCCGACCATCAAGGCTCCCATTGCGGTTTAA